Below is a genomic region from Lutra lutra chromosome 5, mLutLut1.2, whole genome shotgun sequence.
AATGAACACAGGATAGGAAATTCCCCGGGCTTTTCATACATAGTGTCCTTACAGAACAGTTGAAGTTGAAGTGAATGTATGCTGGGGAGTGTCAGGGCTATGTAGAGAGAGAAGCCTGTCAGGGAAGTTGAATCTGAGGTAGGTACAAACCAGGTTATCCTAGCATGCTCAGCACAAAGACCACCTTGGCAGCATAGCTGTAGCTGAGGCAGACATGGACCAGAGTTTCCTAGAGTGCTCCATGCATGGGAACCTGGCAGGACAGTTGAAGCTAAATAAGAATGACCCAGGAGGTATCAAAGTGCTCTGCACTGGAGGTGCCCTTTTACATGATCTAGAGCAAAGTGGTACAGGCCTGGAGTATTTCATGGTGCTTTCTGCCTGTCACTTTGGCAAGATGACTAGAATAGTGGTGAATCTTGAAGGGGCATATCCAGTTGTGCAATATACAGGACCACCTTAGTGGGTCAGATAGGGATGGTGTGGGTTAGGGGTCCATAGCTCACTTAGATGGTTGACCAGCTAGGGAACACAGAGCCTGCTCCTATTACCACTATCAAAATCATGAGAGAAGGTAAACCGTGGTACTTGCCAGCTCCTCAAACCCAGAAAGTGTTCCCACTGCTAATATAATTTAGTAGGGTTATTTATATAAAAGGGCTGGCTCTTTTATATTCTAgttgctcttttatttatttatttgactctgAATACTTGGTTacctttcaaatttatttccaaTCATTTAGAGCTGGATTAATGAGAAACAAAGGTGCCTTTTGACTCTGACAACTGCTGCTCCCCCAAATGTCAAGGACTGATATTTGATGCCATTATCCCCAGTCAGCTTATAGATGAAtcacttcctctcttccccagcccTCAGACGCACTCACCCACCAAGGACTTTCACATCATGTTGATGATAAACTGCACTGTCCAGGAGGACCCAGACTTTCTCCCTCTGGCAGAGCAAAGGCAGGCCTTCTGGATGGCCACTGAATCCCTGGGTGCCTGGGAGAGGCCTcaattcctccttctttcctctcttgccCCAGGATGGCATCCAATTTTCCCAAGCCAGGTATATATCTTAAGATGAGGTGTGTGTTCTCATGATTTGCCTGGTGGTACAAGCAGAAGGGTAGGGTTGTGGGGTGCATCTTCTCTCATGGAGGTGAAGGAGACATTGGGGGAGTTGAGACCTGGTGACTCTCAAATAAAGTACTCCTTTCTGCTCCTCTCACCTTTATCCCACAGGGCTGCATCTGCACTTTAAGCAAACCCCATGACCTTGTCCTCATTGGCGTGGTATGTGCCCATGCGCTAGCACAAGTAATGTAgcatgaggaagaggaggaggcaaatCTGGAGGAAGGATACAGCCATGATCATACCTGCAGTGATGGTGATGTCTGTTCCCCACAAGGTGATGAACATGCCAGGGTTGAGCTGCTGGCAGGGCTGTGACATGCTGTTGGGGCTGCTTATCACTGACAGGTGTGGGGCATTCACTGGGACAGAGGCTGAGAGAACAGCAGAGTGGTGGTGAGGTCTGTGCCTGCTTGCTCCTGACCCTCAGCAGACTATATTCTAGTTGCTCTTTTAAACTTAGGCTTTTTTTCTGTGCTCCTAATCATCTGGGCTGGTATGGATTGGTGGCCTGGGAATTACTGAGTCAGAAGGCTCCTTATAAAACCTGGACCCTGTTCCTTCTGTTATCAtagcagagagagaacataaaccATGGTGCTTGCCATTTTCTCTGCCCCAGGGAGAGTTCCCACCATTTTTCCACTGTAGGCAGATTTTAAGGGCTAAGTCATTTAGAGTCTAGCTTCTGTTTTAAATCATGACTTTGTGTGTCTCAGGACATCCAGGACTGGTGTGAAATAGGGTCCCAGGGATCCCTGAGGCAGCAGGCAGGGTAGGGTACCCAGAACCTGCTGTGTCTACAATATCAAGATAGAGAGGGACAATAACCATGGCACTTGCCAGCCTCTGTGATTTGGAGAGATTTTTCAACACTTCCCCCATCATTTGGCAGGGTTTTAGGGCTTGCTGCTTTATATCTCGTTGCTCCTTTAAGCCATAACTTTTTTCTGTGCCCCAGGGCAAATGAATATCCTCACATCCTCTCACTATCACTCCCCACTGCAGTTTTCAACACCAGGGGTGGAGGTTCACTTTGTTACTGTATCTCTATCTCTTTTGTTATTCCCTATGAGACCTCTCTGGTTGAACAGAAGCTGTTCAGTTAGTTCTCAGTTTTTTTTAGGAGGATTTGCTCTATCAATTgctgtagatttggtgtgtctATGAAGGATGTGAGTTTAGGGTCTTCCTACCTTATCATCTTACATCAGGCCTTCTCCCAGTAGGCACTTCTTTTTTGCAGttacaatgaaattaaaaattactatatgTATTTTAGAATCTGAATATTCACATTTAACtgagaaaatatcaataaaatgagTGACTGTGAAAACTGCCATTTTTTTGATGTTCTATTTACAAACAATGTCAAGAATAATGTCACCTAGTGATAAGGCACAGCttcttatttctgaaatgaaatctagcctggaaaatgggaataaggtAGCATCTTTTTGggtaaaacaaaaaagaaaataagatgcttagtatattttgtttctcttcatctttcttggtagttgtttttaaatgaaaatatggaaaagaacAGTTATTatgatatccttttttttttaataaattgatagTATGAGAATATGTTTTTCTGACTTGGTAGGGGAAGTACATATATAAAGTGCTTATTTTCCAACATGAAGCTTTAATGAAGAGACATTATAAAGTAAATTTAAGGTGTTAAAACACTAAAtaattcatcaaaatgaaaacaacaacaaaaagtaaattgCAACCCAGACAATTggtaaatatgtaattatttatttttattgactccCTGAGAATAAatgtcagaaataaaatataaactttgtgGTGAGGGCTATAATCTATACAAAGCTCTCTTCCCCATGGCTCAAGCTCTGAATTTAAATaagcatatatttatttagttaccCATATGAGAGGAAAATCTTCCTTTTTAGATTAAGTAAATGTAAGTTTAACTGGCATGAAATTAGGAAATATGGTAATGTGGTTTGGCTAAATAGAATCTGGGTGACTGACTACATGTCTTGGAAACACTTCCTTGAACATCCTGTTTGTAGGGAGCACATTTTTTTTGACAGAAGTGTTTTCAGAGCTACTTTCATGTCCTTGTTCCTTAAAGTGTAGATAATAGGATTTAAGGTTGGGGTCACCATGGTATAGAAGAGGGAGATAAACTTGCCTTGGTCCTGAGTATAGCTGTTACTTGGTTGCAGGTACATGTAGATTATGGTGCCATAGAAAATAATTACCACTGTAAGGTGGGAGGAGCAAGTGCTGAAGGCTTTGTGCCTTGCTTCCACTGACTTTATCTTCAAAACAGCTTGACTAATAAAGCCATAGGAAATAAGAATGAGTGCTGGGGGGATTAGAAGAAACAGGACACTAACCACAAAAAGCACCAACTCATTGACAGTGGTGTCCACACAAGCCAATTTGAGAAGAGCTGGTACTTCACAAATAAAATGATCAAGTCTATGGTTGCCACAAAGAGGCAATTGTAAGGTAAACGTAGCATGGATCAGGGAATTAGCCAAACCACTGAGCCAGGAGATGGATGCTAGCTGTTGGCATAGCCGTGGGTTCATGATAGTCACATAGTGAAGGGGCTTGCAGACAGCAATGTAGCGATCCAAAGCCATTACAGCCAGAAGGATACACTCAGAGGAGCCCAGTGCTAGAGAAATATAGAGTTGTACCACACAACCACCATAAGTGATAGTCTTCTCTGGACCTCGCAGGTTAACTAGGGTCTGAGGTGCGAGGCTAGTGGTGAAGCAGAGGTCCAGCAGTGAGAGGTTGCTGAGGAAAAAGTACATAGGGGTGTGGAGAAGGGGATCCAGGTATGAGATAATGATGATGGCGAAGTTCCCCACAAGCGTCAGGAggtagaaaaaaaggacaaatacaaaGAGTACAGCCTCCAGGTGAGGATGGTCTGAGAAGCCTAGAAGGATGAAACCCATCAGGGAACTGTCATTGGCCCTTTCCATTTCTACAGAGGGAACTGCTTCTGCTAAGAGGGAAATGAGAACAGGTATATGTGAAACAATTTATCATAGAATCACAATGTACAAGTTGAAGGGGTGAAGGAAAAAACTTGTGCAACTTAATTTTTTACCCTCAATATGTAGTTGATTCAGAATATCAATCAAGTCCAATGACTCTTCAAAACTTTTGAGTGTTTTCAACTTTGGAGTTGTCTGGACACTAATTGCTAAAACCAATCAAGTGTAAATTTGTACATATAtcaaaaaaaatgagatcatttcTACTGAAATTAACtatctctcaaaataaagaagCAAGTGTCATCTCCGTGGTTTTAGCTGTCAACAAAAATATGCATGCAAAATACAATATTCAGTTCTTAACATAGGGAGAAAAGGGGATGGGAAATTTCTCCTCGTCTTTCCTCTTTATAACACATTCTTACACAGTCCTCTGTGTACACTATATCAACAGAGAAAAGTAAGGTACTCGTGGCTTTAAAACTTTATCTAGAGATTATAAAACAAAgttgaataattaaatatttaataatttttttattttaaactaaatttttgGTTTAGTTGGTTTAGTTGGTTTAGTTGGCTGTCACCATGTGCCATGCCCAGCTACCAGGTGCACAGCTGTCACTACACATTCCATGCAGCTGCCACACCACACTCAGCTGGTACATCATTTCCAACCTCCATGCTGCCACCAGAATGCGGCATGTGCTCCCAGCCAACATTGCACACCAGACCCAGCTATGGTCAGCCATTCTGACATGCACACCCAGCCTCATATCACCAGCCATCCTAGCAAGCTATCACTACAGTGCTTCAGGGGACCTGGGATATGACTAGAGGTCCATCATGAACTGCTGCACTTCCAAGATTCCCAGTGAGCACAACCCTTCAAGCTAGCTTGCCTGTGTCCCACTAACACCACAAAGAGTAAGTATAGCACACAAAAGGCATAGAAGAAGTGCAGACAATTGCACTGTAAGGGAAAGTGACTCAGACAAAACAGCAGGGGATAAGCAACACACAAAGAAGACTCCTGAAACGTCAGGTTCTAGGGAACAGAAGACACTGTGCTGCAGGGCACTCCAGGACCTCTTCAGCATAAAGTCACTACTTTCAAGAAGAGAAGACAcagctgactttcttaacacaaagtaacagacacacagagacagaaaaatgaggagacacaggaatttatccaaaatgaaagaacagaacaaggACACAGCCAGTGATCTAAGTGAAATAGATACAGGTAACATAtctgacagagaatttaaagcagTGATCATGAAGACaccactggacttgagaaaagtgGAAGACATGAGGAAagcccttaccacagagataaggaataatgTCATAGAGATAAAGGgttcaataaacaaaatgaaaacatacttgATGGAATGAAGAgtaggctggaagaagcagagggatgaATTAGCAAtctagaaaacagagaaatggaaagtaattaagctgaacaaaagagagggaaagaattatgcaaaatgagaatagatttagggaactcagtgagtCTATCAAGTATAACATTCATACCAAAGGAGTgccaggagaagaagaagagagaaaaagagcagaaaatttgaagacataatagctgaaaactttccatgtttggggaaggacacagacattGAGATTCAGGGGGAGCAGAGAAGCCCATCCTATGCAACAAAACCAGAGACATATGAAGATATGCtgtaattaaattggcaaaatacaaatataagaaaaatttaaagcagcAGGAAAAAAGGAGTCATTAACTTACAATGGAAGCCCATTGGCTAGCATGAGATTTTCAACATAAATTTGTCAAGCCAGAAGGGAGTAGTATGCTACATTCAAAGGGCTGGATGGGAAAATCTGTAGCCAAAAACACTCTACCTAGTGAGGttatcatttagaatagaaggaaagataatttttcagacaaacaaaaactaaaggagtttgtgaccactaaaccaacctcacaagaaatattaaagtggaTTATTTGAGTGAAAGGGACTGATCAAAAGTGACAATgtaaaagtaggaagcacaaaagcagtaaaaatgaatatttctgtaaaaaatcagtCAGTGAACTcacaaaaaatagaatatgaaatgAATTAACATATACCTAAGATGtataaaggaaagaggaaaaaatgtacaaCTTTAAATGACCACCAACTTAATataggggaggtgaaccatgagagactatggactctgaaaaacgatctgagaattttgaaggggtgggggtgggaggttgggggcaccaggtggtgggtattgtagagggcccggattgcatggagcactgggtgtggtgcaaaaataatgaatactgttatgctgaaaaaaattaaaaaaaaaattaaaaaaaaaagtgataatgaTGGATGTATAAACACACCACTtaacctgctttaaaaaaaaaaaaaaaactactaatcAATACacaaggaataaagaaaagtaatttcaaaaatatcactgaaggggtgcctcggtggctcagtgggttaaagcctctgccttcggcccaggtcatgatcccagggtcctgggatcaagccccacatcgggctgtctgctccgcagggagcctgcttcctcttctctctctctctctctctgcctgcctctctgcctacttgtgatctctgtctgtcaaataaataaataaaatctttaaaaaaaatatatcactgaagaaaatcagcaaaccatgaaaggACAAGACAACATCAGAGAAGGTCTTTAGAATAAACCACAAAGTAAGTAATAAGAtggtaataaatacatatctatcaattactttgaatgtaaatggaataaatgttccaatcaaaagacataccatgacagaatggataaaaaaaaaataccaatctgTATGCTGCCTAACAGTGACCcattttagatctaaagacacctgcagatttaaagtgaggagatggagaatcATCTATCATTCAAATagatgtcaagaaaaaaaaaaagctgggatagctatacttatattggacaaaatagactttaaaacaaagactgtaacaagagacaaagaaggacactatataatcacAAAGGGGACAATTCAACAAGAAGGTATAccaattacaaatatatatgcacccaatatggaagcagccaaatacataaaatgtttaataacaaACATTAAGGAACtaattgaaaaaatac
It encodes:
- the LOC125101255 gene encoding olfactory receptor 2G3 produces the protein MERANDSSLMGFILLGFSDHPHLEAVLFVFVLFFYLLTLVGNFAIIIISYLDPLLHTPMYFFLSNLSLLDLCFTTSLAPQTLVNLRGPEKTITYGGCVVQLYISLALGSSECILLAVMALDRYIAVCKPLHYVTIMNPRLCQQLASISWLSGLANSLIHATFTLQLPLCGNHRLDHFICEVPALLKLACVDTTVNELVLFVVSVLFLLIPPALILISYGFISQAVLKIKSVEARHKAFSTCSSHLTVVIIFYGTIIYMYLQPSNSYTQDQGKFISLFYTMVTPTLNPIIYTLRNKDMKVALKTLLSKKMCSLQTGCSRKCFQDM